One window from the genome of uncultured Tateyamaria sp. encodes:
- the phnE gene encoding phosphonate ABC transporter, permease protein PhnE, whose protein sequence is MTMLDTADLKGSADRIMSRKRMMSFVLPALVLAYLTYVFFAFGVPELLQKASGDNARALVADTYSHKVHVTRDNRSGDVSVAIEGENKGSYPDGESPDWVTLGDRTVIDLGDGHVVTYLPDNNGVTYDVPGYGLMTFEVSRSQGVIQNYPSDEIPEWINASKNRVAITTDAGRLSITRNRTEVFRYFVGWELFFFTLDSPYHGMGVGEVLARAFGGEAQAIAQDFWTNKMWRHGDVAWAIFETILMAFLGTMGGAIVALPLAFLAARNFAPLVAVRMATRRLFDFIRGVDALIWTIILSRAFGLGPLTGALAILITDTGTFGKLFSEALENVDKKQIEGVQSTGAKPLQRYRFGVIPQITPVLISQVLYFLESNTRSATVIGAITGGGIGLLLTQAIITQKDWEEVSYYIVLIIIMVVFMDWVSGLLRRKLILGGEGGR, encoded by the coding sequence ATGACCATGCTCGACACCGCCGACCTCAAGGGCAGCGCCGACCGGATCATGTCGCGCAAGCGGATGATGAGCTTTGTCCTGCCCGCCCTCGTGCTCGCCTACCTGACATACGTGTTCTTTGCGTTCGGCGTGCCCGAACTGCTGCAAAAGGCCAGCGGCGACAACGCGCGCGCCCTTGTGGCCGACACGTACAGCCACAAGGTGCACGTGACGCGCGACAACCGCTCGGGCGACGTCAGCGTCGCCATCGAAGGCGAGAACAAGGGCAGCTATCCCGACGGGGAAAGCCCGGACTGGGTCACCCTGGGCGACCGGACGGTCATCGATCTGGGGGATGGGCACGTCGTGACCTACCTGCCCGACAACAATGGCGTGACCTATGACGTGCCGGGCTATGGGCTGATGACCTTCGAGGTGTCGCGCAGTCAAGGCGTCATCCAGAACTACCCTAGCGACGAGATCCCCGAATGGATCAATGCCTCGAAAAACCGTGTGGCGATCACGACGGATGCCGGTCGCCTGTCGATCACCCGGAACCGCACAGAGGTGTTTCGGTACTTCGTCGGGTGGGAGCTGTTCTTTTTCACCCTCGACAGCCCCTATCACGGCATGGGGGTTGGCGAGGTGCTGGCCCGCGCATTCGGCGGCGAAGCCCAGGCCATCGCACAGGACTTCTGGACCAACAAGATGTGGCGGCACGGCGACGTGGCCTGGGCCATATTCGAAACGATCCTGATGGCCTTTCTGGGCACGATGGGCGGGGCCATTGTCGCGTTGCCGCTGGCCTTCCTGGCCGCGCGCAACTTTGCCCCCTTGGTGGCTGTGCGCATGGCGACCCGGCGGCTGTTCGATTTCATCCGCGGGGTGGATGCCCTGATCTGGACGATCATCCTGTCGCGCGCCTTCGGTCTTGGTCCGCTGACCGGCGCTCTGGCGATCCTGATCACGGACACCGGTACGTTCGGCAAACTGTTTTCCGAGGCATTGGAAAACGTCGACAAGAAACAGATCGAAGGAGTCCAATCGACCGGGGCCAAACCGTTGCAGAGGTACCGCTTCGGGGTCATCCCGCAGATCACCCCGGTGCTGATCTCCCAGGTTCTGTACTTCCTCGAATCGAACACCCGGTCCGCCACCGTTATCGGCGCGATCACCGGCGGCGGCATCGGCTTGTTGCTGACACAGGCCATCATCACCCAGAAGGACTGGGAAGAGGTCTCGTATTACATCGTGCTGATCATCATCATGGTGGTGTTCATGGACTGGGTGTCGGGCCTGTTGCGGCGCAAGCTGATCCTGGGCGGCGAAGGCGGTCGGTAA
- the phnE gene encoding phosphonate ABC transporter, permease protein PhnE has protein sequence MAETTAGPRDLGGIHEEYMALTRQKRLYSLVLLILFIALMVAGFSVAGDRNAGSFWSGIDNFFDYPSELVIEASGKLAEFPGHFVSFFPALIETVNIAAAATLLGALAAIFLSLLSTRGMARFPALIPVFRRLMDISRAIPEIVVALVLIFILGGGPVPAMIAIAIHTAGALGKLFSEVNENADLKPLDGLASVGATWGQKMALGIVPQVAPNWLSYALLRFEINVRASAILGFVGAGGLGYELKNAISWGQGRYDEAAAIFLLLFITIVVIDQTSSHYRDRLTHGSKSERRQ, from the coding sequence ATGGCAGAAACAACGGCGGGTCCGCGCGATCTGGGCGGTATTCACGAAGAATACATGGCGCTGACACGGCAAAAGCGGCTGTATTCCCTTGTGCTTCTCATCCTTTTCATCGCGCTTATGGTGGCCGGCTTTTCCGTTGCGGGTGACCGCAACGCCGGCTCGTTCTGGAGCGGGATCGACAATTTCTTTGACTACCCGTCGGAACTGGTGATCGAAGCCAGCGGCAAGCTGGCCGAGTTTCCCGGCCATTTCGTAAGCTTCTTTCCCGCCTTGATCGAGACGGTGAACATCGCCGCCGCGGCGACGTTGCTGGGCGCTCTGGCCGCGATTTTCCTGTCCCTGCTGTCGACGCGCGGGATGGCGCGGTTCCCGGCCCTGATCCCCGTCTTTCGCCGCCTCATGGACATCAGCCGCGCGATTCCCGAAATCGTCGTGGCGCTGGTTCTGATCTTCATACTCGGCGGTGGCCCGGTGCCCGCAATGATCGCCATCGCCATCCACACCGCCGGTGCCCTGGGCAAGCTGTTTTCGGAAGTGAACGAGAACGCAGACCTCAAACCGCTCGACGGCCTTGCGTCTGTCGGGGCCACGTGGGGGCAGAAAATGGCCCTTGGCATCGTGCCGCAGGTCGCGCCCAACTGGCTCAGCTACGCGCTGCTCAGGTTCGAGATCAACGTGCGCGCCTCGGCCATCCTCGGCTTCGTCGGCGCGGGCGGCCTGGGCTACGAACTCAAGAACGCCATCAGTTGGGGCCAGGGCCGCTATGACGAGGCGGCGGCGATCTTCCTTCTGCTCTTCATCACCATCGTGGTGATCGACCAGACCTCAAGCCATTACCGCGATCGCCTGACCCACGGGTCCAAATCGGAGCGCCGCCAATGA
- the phnD gene encoding phosphonate ABC transporter substrate-binding protein, whose protein sequence is MKKIIAAALATTALTTAAMADGHAITEFRIGLLGGENAQDRLNSNECLRAYTEEALGVETKLFAPADYAGVIQGLVGGTLDMAWLGASSYAATYLQNPDAVEPVLVKINLDGSYGYHSIGFARADSGITNLDEMEGKVFGFGDPNSTSGYLIPSIEIPQESDEITMDSGDYFGEVKFTGGHEQTIVAVNNGDIDAGVTWADGQGNWEDGYNSGALRKAVDAGLVDMNDLVQIWKSKPIPEGPIVLRKDLPQDVKDTMIALVDNMFDTDKDCTYSISAGESLGFDPITHEAYVSVIEARKAKSN, encoded by the coding sequence ATGAAAAAGATCATCGCTGCCGCTTTGGCAACAACCGCGCTCACCACTGCCGCCATGGCGGACGGCCACGCGATCACCGAGTTCCGCATCGGCCTGCTGGGCGGCGAAAACGCCCAGGACCGCCTGAACTCGAACGAGTGCCTGCGCGCCTATACCGAGGAAGCGCTGGGTGTTGAAACCAAGCTGTTCGCCCCCGCCGACTATGCCGGTGTGATCCAGGGCCTCGTGGGCGGCACGCTGGACATGGCGTGGCTGGGTGCCTCGTCCTACGCGGCGACCTACCTGCAGAACCCCGACGCGGTCGAGCCCGTTCTGGTCAAGATCAACCTCGATGGCTCCTACGGCTACCACTCGATCGGCTTTGCCCGCGCCGACAGCGGCATCACCAACCTCGACGAGATGGAAGGCAAGGTGTTCGGCTTCGGTGACCCGAACTCGACATCCGGCTACCTGATCCCCTCCATCGAGATCCCGCAGGAATCGGACGAGATCACCATGGACTCCGGTGACTATTTCGGCGAAGTGAAATTCACCGGCGGCCACGAACAAACCATCGTCGCGGTCAATAACGGCGACATCGACGCCGGTGTGACCTGGGCCGACGGCCAGGGCAACTGGGAAGACGGCTACAACTCGGGCGCACTGCGCAAGGCCGTGGATGCGGGCCTGGTGGACATGAACGACCTGGTCCAGATCTGGAAATCCAAGCCCATCCCCGAAGGCCCCATCGTGCTGCGCAAGGACCTGCCGCAGGACGTCAAGGACACCATGATCGCGCTGGTCGACAACATGTTCGACACCGACAAGGACTGCACCTACTCCATCTCGGCCGGTGAATCGCTGGGCTTCGACCCGATCACCCACGAGGCGTACGTGTCCGTGATCGAAGCGCGCAAAGCCAAATCCAACTGA
- the phnC gene encoding phosphonate ABC transporter ATP-binding protein produces MLRIDKLTKAFGQNVAVDAATLDIEKPQMIGIIGRSGAGKSTLLRMLNRLTDHSSGAIHFEGQEITALKGADKRAWQSQCAMIFQQFNLVPRMDVVSNVLHGTLNRRSTLATLFNLYPTDDIHRAIDILDRLGIAEHAPKRAEALSGGQQQRVAIARALMQDPKIILADEPIASLDPMNAQVVMQALRRIHEEDGRMVICNLHTLDTARRYCDRVIGMRAGRIVFDATPDKLTTDMAREIYGAGEEFSESATSTEIETLDAQEKAKMEAEAYV; encoded by the coding sequence ATGCTCAGGATCGATAAGCTGACCAAAGCGTTTGGCCAGAACGTTGCCGTGGACGCGGCAACGCTGGACATCGAAAAGCCGCAGATGATCGGCATTATCGGACGCTCTGGCGCAGGCAAGTCGACGCTGTTGCGCATGCTGAACCGGCTGACCGATCACAGTTCGGGCGCCATCCATTTCGAAGGGCAGGAGATCACGGCGCTGAAAGGGGCCGACAAGCGCGCGTGGCAAAGCCAATGCGCCATGATTTTCCAGCAATTCAACCTGGTGCCGCGCATGGATGTTGTCAGCAACGTGCTGCACGGCACCCTCAATCGCCGGTCGACCTTGGCGACGCTGTTCAACCTGTACCCGACCGACGACATCCACCGCGCCATCGACATCCTGGACCGGCTCGGCATCGCCGAACACGCCCCCAAACGGGCCGAGGCGCTGTCGGGCGGACAGCAGCAGCGCGTCGCCATCGCGCGCGCCCTGATGCAGGATCCCAAGATCATCCTGGCGGATGAACCCATCGCATCGCTTGACCCGATGAACGCCCAAGTGGTGATGCAGGCGCTGCGCCGCATCCACGAGGAAGATGGCCGCATGGTCATCTGCAACCTGCACACGCTCGACACCGCGCGCCGCTATTGCGACCGGGTGATCGGCATGCGCGCGGGGCGCATCGTGTTCGACGCGACCCCCGACAAGCTCACGACAGACATGGCCCGCGAGATCTATGGCGCGGGCGAAGAGTTTTCCGAAAGCGCCACCTCGACCGAGATCGAGACACTGGACGCCCAGGAAAAAGCCAAGATGGAGGCCGAGGCCTACGTCTGA
- a CDS encoding alpha-D-ribose 1-methylphosphonate 5-triphosphate diphosphatase, with protein sequence MASPIPELCMIGARTLQDGAMTGSPLSVANGKIVDAAATQLDLSGYLVMPGIIDLHGDAFEHHMAPRPSAPFPFLTGLVGTDRDAAANGVTTAWMAQSWSWEGGHRGPDYAEGFLAAHAAFRPRMQTDLRVQIRCETHTSDLEERLIAAIRAYGIDYVIFNNHLDEAAELAAERPEQFVFWAQKSGRSADEHMARVQAAKARDKDVPRYLCNLASTFDRLGVTYGSHDDHDAATRERYSMIGAKVCEFPTSMKAAVVARTWGDPILMGAPNVVRGGSQSGNVSALVLIAEGACDALVSDYYYPALAEAAFALSDKRLMDLPAAWQIISTRPAQIMGLGDRGSLDIGKRADLAIINADTRQVEGTMVAGCWTHLCGTLASRVCDLRTPMSVAAE encoded by the coding sequence ATGGCATCACCCATACCTGAACTCTGCATGATTGGCGCCCGCACATTGCAAGACGGGGCGATGACAGGCAGCCCCCTGTCCGTGGCAAACGGCAAGATCGTGGATGCGGCCGCAACCCAGCTTGATCTGTCGGGGTACCTGGTCATGCCGGGGATCATCGACCTGCATGGCGACGCGTTCGAACATCACATGGCGCCCCGCCCGTCGGCTCCGTTTCCCTTCCTGACAGGCCTTGTCGGCACCGATCGGGATGCAGCCGCCAACGGCGTGACAACCGCCTGGATGGCGCAAAGCTGGAGCTGGGAAGGTGGGCATCGCGGTCCCGACTATGCCGAAGGGTTTCTGGCGGCCCATGCGGCGTTCCGCCCCCGGATGCAGACGGACCTGCGTGTTCAGATCCGGTGCGAGACCCATACCAGCGACCTTGAGGAGCGTCTGATCGCTGCCATCCGTGCGTATGGAATCGACTATGTGATCTTCAACAACCACCTGGACGAGGCCGCTGAACTGGCGGCGGAACGTCCGGAACAGTTCGTGTTCTGGGCGCAGAAATCGGGACGCAGCGCGGACGAACATATGGCGCGCGTGCAGGCGGCCAAGGCGCGCGACAAGGACGTGCCGCGCTATCTGTGCAACCTGGCCTCGACCTTTGACAGATTGGGCGTGACCTACGGCAGTCACGACGACCACGATGCGGCCACGCGTGAACGGTATTCGATGATCGGCGCAAAGGTGTGTGAATTCCCGACCTCGATGAAGGCCGCGGTTGTGGCACGGACCTGGGGTGATCCGATCCTGATGGGCGCGCCCAATGTGGTCCGGGGCGGCAGCCAGTCGGGCAATGTCTCGGCGCTGGTCCTGATTGCCGAAGGGGCCTGCGATGCACTGGTCTCGGACTACTACTATCCGGCGCTGGCCGAAGCGGCCTTTGCCCTGTCGGACAAAAGGCTGATGGATTTGCCGGCCGCGTGGCAGATTATCTCGACCCGACCCGCACAGATCATGGGGCTGGGCGACCGGGGCAGCCTTGATATCGGAAAGCGCGCGGACCTGGCGATCATCAATGCAGACACGCGTCAGGTCGAAGGCACGATGGTGGCGGGGTGTTGGACCCATCTGTGCGGCACGCTTGCCAGCCGTGTGTGCGACCTGCGCACACCGATGTCGGTGGCTGCAGAGTAA
- the phnF gene encoding phosphonate metabolism transcriptional regulator PhnF, protein MARTPIWRSIADTLSGEIADGHYRPGDKLPTEAQLAARFGVNRHTVRHALSALVETGTIHTRRGAGAFVAQTPTDYPIGKRVRFHQNLRAAGRTPAKQVLSVTTRLASPDERDALALDATAQVHAYDGLSLADEYPIALFRSVFPAEPFPTLPAALAASASVTAALRAEGVSDYTRAWTRLTAKSATATQALHLRIAEGAPILRSVGLNVDADGRPVELGRTWFAGDRVTLTLAEDV, encoded by the coding sequence ATGGCACGCACGCCGATCTGGAGGTCCATAGCCGACACGCTGTCGGGAGAGATTGCCGACGGCCATTATCGCCCCGGTGACAAGCTGCCGACCGAGGCGCAGTTGGCCGCGCGCTTTGGCGTCAATCGCCACACCGTCCGACACGCGCTGTCGGCACTGGTCGAAACGGGCACCATTCACACGCGGCGCGGGGCGGGGGCCTTTGTGGCGCAAACCCCCACCGACTATCCAATTGGCAAGCGTGTGCGGTTTCACCAGAACCTGCGCGCGGCGGGGCGCACGCCAGCCAAACAGGTACTGTCGGTCACGACCCGCCTGGCCAGCCCCGACGAACGTGACGCGCTGGCGCTCGATGCCACCGCACAGGTCCATGCCTATGACGGGCTCAGCTTAGCCGACGAATACCCCATCGCGCTCTTTCGCTCGGTCTTTCCGGCGGAGCCCTTTCCGACGCTGCCCGCCGCGCTGGCAGCGTCCGCGTCCGTCACCGCCGCGCTGCGGGCCGAGGGCGTGTCCGATTATACGCGGGCCTGGACCCGGTTGACGGCCAAGTCTGCCACCGCGACACAAGCGCTGCACCTGCGCATTGCCGAAGGCGCGCCGATATTGCGCAGCGTGGGCCTGAATGTGGATGCCGACGGGCGGCCCGTAGAACTGGGACGGACATGGTTTGCCGGCGACCGCGTGACCCTGACCCTGGCCGAAGATGTGTGA
- the phnG gene encoding phosphonate C-P lyase system protein PhnG, whose amino-acid sequence MDGSTDPNAARKAWLSVLAKAPADAVADLWTRAGYAPDHTVLRAPEIGAVMVRGRAGAVGAPFNLGEMTVTRCSVRLTSGEVGHGYVQGRSKDHALHAALTDALMQTDRAAAVNDAIIAPLRDAHDTRKAVRAAKAAATKVDFFTMVRGED is encoded by the coding sequence ATGGACGGATCAACAGACCCGAATGCGGCGCGCAAGGCCTGGCTGTCGGTGCTGGCAAAGGCACCCGCCGACGCTGTTGCCGACCTGTGGACACGGGCCGGTTATGCCCCGGATCACACTGTGCTGCGCGCACCCGAAATCGGGGCCGTCATGGTGCGGGGGCGCGCCGGGGCCGTCGGCGCGCCGTTCAATCTGGGGGAAATGACGGTCACGCGCTGTTCTGTTCGCCTGACATCGGGCGAGGTCGGGCACGGGTATGTGCAAGGCCGGAGCAAGGATCATGCCCTGCACGCGGCGTTGACCGATGCGCTGATGCAGACCGACCGGGCAGCGGCCGTCAATGACGCCATCATTGCCCCGCTGCGGGATGCCCACGACACCCGCAAGGCCGTGCGCGCCGCCAAGGCGGCCGCGACAAAAGTCGACTTTTTCACCATGGTACGCGGAGAGGACTGA
- the phnH gene encoding phosphonate C-P lyase system protein PhnH has protein sequence MDHTPLGGGFADPPHQSAEAFRSIMQAMARPGRILETGGAIAPAPLSVAASTVIATLCDPDTGIHLAGGHDTDAVRDWIAFHTGARLVGAGDAHFVLGPWDAIDLAPLPLGTAEYPDRSATVIVEMETLHTAGATLTGPGIKDTAALNLPDRVLFQRNAARFPLGLDFLFTCGTRIAALPRSTKVT, from the coding sequence ATGGATCACACACCCCTGGGCGGTGGATTTGCAGATCCGCCCCATCAAAGTGCCGAAGCGTTCCGCAGCATCATGCAGGCGATGGCGCGGCCCGGGCGCATCCTCGAAACCGGTGGCGCCATCGCCCCCGCACCGCTGTCGGTCGCGGCCAGCACGGTGATTGCCACCCTGTGCGACCCCGATACGGGCATTCACCTCGCTGGCGGGCATGACACCGACGCCGTGCGCGACTGGATCGCCTTCCATACCGGTGCCCGGCTGGTCGGGGCGGGTGACGCCCATTTCGTTCTGGGCCCATGGGACGCCATCGACCTTGCCCCCTTGCCGCTGGGAACGGCCGAATATCCCGACCGTTCGGCCACCGTGATTGTCGAAATGGAGACCCTGCACACCGCGGGCGCAACCCTGACCGGCCCCGGGATCAAGGACACCGCCGCGCTTAACCTGCCGGACCGAGTGCTGTTTCAGCGCAACGCCGCGCGGTTTCCGCTTGGCCTTGATTTTCTGTTCACATGCGGGACGCGGATTGCGGCCCTGCCCCGCAGCACAAAGGTGACCTGA
- a CDS encoding carbon-phosphorus lyase complex subunit PhnI, with product MYVAVKGGEKAIDAAHAWLAEERRGPTDVAEMSVDQIKGQLTLAVNRVMAEGSLYDPDLAALAIKQARGDLIEAVFLVRAYRTTLPRFGGSRPLDTGAMACDRRVSATFKDAPGGQVLGPTFDYTHRLLDFKLAADGEVPAAPSRDDAPAPKPHIMSFLDREDLIQPEPEGADVPPDLTREPLELPAERSLRLQSLTRGDEGFILGMAYSTQRGYARNHAFVAELRIGTCAVEMDIPELGFAIDLGEVELTECETVNQFQGSKTEPPQFTRGYGLVFGMSERKAISMALVDRALRWEELGEDNVGAPAQDAEFVLYHADNIQATGFLEHIKLPHYVDFQSELELIRKLRREAMGHAQQEAAE from the coding sequence ATGTATGTAGCGGTGAAAGGTGGGGAAAAGGCCATTGATGCGGCCCATGCCTGGCTGGCCGAGGAACGGCGCGGACCCACGGATGTGGCAGAGATGTCGGTGGATCAGATCAAGGGGCAGTTGACGCTGGCGGTGAACCGCGTGATGGCGGAAGGGTCGCTCTATGATCCGGATCTGGCGGCGCTTGCCATCAAGCAGGCGCGTGGTGATCTGATCGAGGCCGTCTTTCTGGTGCGGGCCTATCGCACCACGCTGCCGCGTTTTGGCGGATCGAGGCCGCTTGACACCGGTGCCATGGCCTGTGACAGGCGCGTTTCGGCAACGTTCAAGGACGCCCCGGGCGGTCAGGTTCTGGGGCCCACATTCGACTACACGCACCGTCTTCTGGACTTCAAACTGGCCGCCGATGGCGAGGTGCCCGCCGCGCCCTCACGCGATGATGCGCCGGCCCCCAAACCGCATATCATGTCGTTTCTGGACCGCGAGGACCTGATCCAGCCCGAACCCGAAGGCGCGGATGTACCGCCGGATCTGACCCGCGAACCGCTTGAATTGCCGGCGGAACGGTCCCTGCGCCTGCAATCGCTGACACGCGGGGACGAGGGGTTCATACTTGGCATGGCTTATTCGACCCAGCGCGGGTACGCGCGCAACCACGCCTTTGTTGCCGAGTTGCGCATCGGGACCTGTGCGGTCGAGATGGATATTCCCGAGCTTGGTTTCGCCATCGACCTGGGCGAGGTCGAGCTGACGGAGTGCGAAACCGTGAACCAGTTCCAGGGCTCGAAAACCGAACCGCCGCAATTCACGCGGGGCTATGGTCTGGTGTTTGGCATGTCGGAGCGCAAGGCGATTTCGATGGCGCTGGTTGATCGGGCGCTGCGCTGGGAAGAACTGGGCGAAGACAATGTGGGCGCACCGGCGCAGGACGCGGAATTTGTACTGTATCACGCGGACAACATCCAGGCGACAGGCTTCCTCGAACATATCAAACTGCCGCACTATGTCGATTTCCAGTCGGAACTGGAACTGATCCGCAAGCTGCGCCGCGAGGCGATGGGACATGCGCAACAGGAGGCAGCGGAATGA
- a CDS encoding alpha-D-ribose 1-methylphosphonate 5-phosphate C-P-lyase PhnJ, with translation MTDYNFAYLDEQTKRMIRRAILKGLAIPGYQVPFASREMPMPYGWGTGGVQVSAAVMTADDVFKVIDQGADDTTNAVSIRRFFERTAGVETTEATSAATVIQTRHRIPEEPLTDDQILVYQVPIPEPLRFLEPSEVETRKMHALEDYGLMHVKLYEDISAHGAIATSYAYPVKVEGRYVMDPSPIPKFDNPKLGMAAIQLFGAGREQRIYALPPYTQVVSLDFEDYPFEATKADHACGLCGATDSYLDELIVDDAGGRMFMCSDTDYCQSRRAAGHVGAQGTPSEEDAA, from the coding sequence ATGACCGACTACAACTTTGCCTATCTGGATGAACAGACCAAGAGGATGATCCGCCGCGCGATCCTGAAAGGGTTGGCCATTCCGGGCTACCAGGTGCCCTTTGCCAGCCGCGAGATGCCGATGCCTTATGGCTGGGGGACAGGTGGCGTCCAGGTGTCGGCGGCGGTGATGACCGCGGATGACGTGTTCAAGGTGATTGACCAGGGCGCGGATGATACCACCAACGCGGTGTCCATCCGCCGCTTTTTCGAGCGCACCGCGGGGGTCGAGACAACCGAGGCAACCAGCGCGGCGACGGTGATCCAGACCCGCCACCGCATCCCCGAGGAACCGCTGACGGACGATCAGATCCTTGTCTATCAGGTGCCGATCCCCGAACCGCTGCGCTTTCTTGAACCGTCCGAGGTCGAGACCCGCAAGATGCACGCGCTGGAAGACTATGGGCTGATGCATGTGAAACTGTACGAAGACATCAGCGCACATGGGGCGATCGCGACATCCTACGCCTATCCGGTCAAGGTCGAGGGGCGCTATGTCATGGACCCGTCCCCGATCCCGAAATTCGACAACCCCAAGCTGGGAATGGCCGCCATCCAGCTGTTTGGTGCCGGGCGCGAACAGCGCATCTATGCGTTGCCGCCCTACACGCAGGTCGTCAGCCTGGATTTCGAGGATTATCCTTTCGAGGCCACCAAGGCCGACCACGCCTGCGGGCTGTGTGGCGCCACGGACAGTTACCTGGACGAATTGATCGTCGATGACGCGGGCGGGCGCATGTTCATGTGTTCGGACACCGATTACTGCCAGTCCCGGCGCGCGGCAGGTCACGTGGGCGCGCAAGGAACCCCATCGGAGGAGGACGCGGCATGA
- the phnK gene encoding phosphonate C-P lyase system protein PhnK, which yields MSPLLKVEGLSKFYGQRIGCADVSFDLYPGEVMGIVGESGSGKSTLLNCMAGHQPCDTGRVMFNTRADGLRDTVTMSEPERRMLGRTDWAFVHQHARDGLRMNVSAGGNVGERLMAVGARRYGDIREQAITWLDRVEIAADRIDDRPSQFSGGMQQRLQIARNLVTGPRLVFMDEPTGGLDVSVQARLLDLLRGLVREMGLSAIIVTHDLAVVRLLADRLMVMKDGYVVEAGLTDQVLDDPQHAYSQLLVSSVLQA from the coding sequence ATGAGCCCGCTGTTGAAGGTCGAGGGGCTGTCGAAGTTCTACGGGCAGCGCATCGGCTGCGCCGATGTGAGCTTTGACCTCTACCCGGGCGAGGTGATGGGCATTGTCGGCGAAAGCGGATCGGGCAAGTCCACGTTGCTGAACTGCATGGCCGGGCACCAGCCCTGCGACACGGGCCGCGTCATGTTCAACACCCGCGCGGATGGCCTGCGCGACACCGTCACCATGAGCGAACCGGAACGGCGCATGCTGGGACGGACCGACTGGGCCTTTGTGCACCAGCATGCACGCGACGGGCTGCGCATGAATGTCAGCGCAGGCGGCAATGTGGGCGAACGGCTGATGGCCGTGGGCGCGCGGCGCTATGGCGATATCCGGGAACAGGCGATCACCTGGCTGGACCGCGTCGAGATCGCGGCCGACCGCATTGATGACCGCCCCAGCCAGTTTTCCGGCGGTATGCAGCAGCGTCTGCAGATTGCGCGCAACCTGGTGACGGGTCCGCGGCTTGTGTTCATGGACGAACCCACCGGCGGGCTGGACGTGTCGGTGCAGGCGCGGCTGCTTGACCTGCTGCGCGGACTGGTGCGCGAGATGGGTCTGAGTGCCATCATCGTCACCCATGATCTGGCCGTGGTGCGCCTGCTGGCGGATCGGTTGATGGTGATGAAAGATGGGTACGTGGTCGAGGCGGGTTTGACCGATCAGGTGCTGGACGATCCGCAACACGCCTATTCCCAATTGCTGGTGTCGAGTGTGTTGCAAGCGTGA
- the phnL gene encoding phosphonate C-P lyase system protein PhnL, with product MIEVSEVAKSFVLHNQGSAVIPVMRGAHLRVAPGECVALVGASGAGKSTLMRMIYGNYTAQAGRILVGDVDVASAAPRDILGLRRDTLGYVSQFLRVVPRVPTLDVVAEPLRAIGVDAPRAEARARTLLAELNIPERLWTLSPTTFSGGEQQRVNIARGFAHDYPALLLDEPTASLDATNRAVVLSLIEQAKARGAAIVGIFHDAEARAQVCDREVDVSAFTPRHAA from the coding sequence ATGATTGAAGTCAGTGAAGTTGCAAAATCCTTTGTCCTGCACAATCAGGGCAGTGCCGTGATCCCCGTGATGCGGGGCGCGCACCTGCGCGTGGCACCGGGTGAATGCGTGGCCCTTGTGGGCGCATCGGGGGCCGGCAAGTCGACCCTGATGCGGATGATCTACGGCAATTACACGGCGCAGGCCGGTCGGATCCTGGTGGGCGATGTCGATGTCGCGTCGGCGGCACCGCGCGACATCCTCGGCCTGCGCCGCGACACGCTGGGATATGTCAGCCAATTCCTGCGCGTGGTGCCGCGTGTGCCGACGCTGGATGTCGTGGCAGAGCCGCTGCGCGCCATCGGGGTCGACGCCCCCCGGGCCGAGGCGCGGGCCCGTACGCTGCTGGCCGAACTGAACATTCCCGAGCGGTTGTGGACGCTGAGCCCCACGACGTTTTCCGGTGGCGAGCAACAGCGCGTGAACATCGCGCGCGGATTTGCCCATGATTATCCCGCCCTGCTGCTGGACGAACCCACTGCCAGCCTGGATGCCACCAACCGCGCGGTTGTGCTGTCCCTGATCGAGCAGGCCAAGGCCCGGGGCGCGGCGATTGTCGGCATCTTCCATGACGCCGAGGCCCGGGCACAGGTCTGCGACCGCGAGGTTGACGTCAGCGCCTTCACGCCAAGGCATGCCGCATGA